The Watersipora subatra chromosome 1, tzWatSuba1.1, whole genome shotgun sequence genome has a window encoding:
- the LOC137394387 gene encoding potassium voltage-gated channel protein Shaw-like isoform X1, with protein sequence MTDADNRVILNVGGVRHETYKATLKKIPATRLSKLTESLANYDPVLNEYFFDRHPGVFSQILNYYRTGQLHYPTDVCGPLFENELQWWGLDFNQVEPCCWMTYTGHRNTEEVLGILDQLDLDGPDKQDEGELMKKFNLEDSYNNGTLSIFQRYRAKIYTLFDEPNSSRLAKFISIVSIFFIVISITSFCLKTHPDLRIPSISNVLVSLSNEPNSSSVWSLQKDGTVPHQSFFYIECICNFWFTIELFMRFIVSPQRIPFCKDIINIIDFVATLSFYADLLFKYVEEISRDSDIVEFVSMIRIMRLLKLTRHSSGLRILIHTFKASIRELILLIFFLVLFIIVFASLIFYAERLQYNPTNDFTSIPNGLWWAIVTMTTVGYGDMSPKTYVGMFVGSACALMGVLTIALPVPVIVSNFTMFYTHMQARSKLPKERRRVLPVEKIRPNNPVSRRAEMANRGPPSTPHGGPAKKMGNTLQEMIRPFGSNHGISIARAEEIIPMLPVQTNTERPENPSAATSRKSSLNSQNKSSSNRPRLVEICHSANRTDSAQYVSIKDLSKDTIALAAENSSFGGNHKVSPVPTEKGINGSDVTKIVDLEAEDVRPSSTYLPTVDGLLAAADGTDVKIAERMSNSAISESTVVNSHNLLTNPAHS encoded by the exons ATGACAGATGCTGACAACAGAGTCATTCTCAATGTTGGAGGTGTTCGCCATGAGACGTATAAAGCTACTCTTAAAAAGATCCCGGCTACTCGACTGTCAAAACTGACAGAATCTTTAGCGAACTATGACCCCGTTTTGaatgaatatttttttgatAGACATCCGGGAGTCTTCTCTCAAATTCTCAACTACTACCGAACTGGCCAGCTTCATTATCCCACTGATGTTTGCGGGCCTCTCTTTGAGAATGAGTTGCAGTGGTGGGGTTTGGACTTCAATCAGGTGGAGCCCTGCTGTTGGATGACATACACAGGCCATCGAAATACAGAGGAAGTGCTGGGTATTCTTGACCAACTTGATTTAGATGGACCAGATAAGCAAGACGAAGGAGAGCTCATGAAAAAGTTCAACCTTGAAGACAGCTATAACAATGGCACGTTGTCTATTTTCCAAAGATACAGAGCCAAAATTTATACACTCTTTGATGAGCCAAATTCCAGCCGACTTGCAAAG TTTATCAGTATCGTCTCTATTTTCTTCATCGTAATCTCCATCACATCCTTCTGCTTGAAAACTCACCCAGACTTGAGAATTCCAAGTATAAGCAATGTTTTGGTAAGCCTGTCTAATGAACCGAACAGCAGTTCTGTCTGGTCTCTTCAGAAGGATGGAACTGTTCCCCACCAGAGTTTCTTCTACATTGAGTGCATCTGCAACTTCTGGTTCACCATTGAATTGTTCATGAGGTTCATCGTATCACCTCAGCGGATTCCCTTCTGTAAGGATATCATCAACATCATAGACTTCGTCGCTACACTTTCATTCTATGCAGATTTACTGTTCAAGTATGTAGAGGAGATCAGCAGAGACAGTGACATCGTCGAGTTTGTCTCTATGATTAGAATCATGAGGTTGTTGAAGTTGACGAGACATTCATCAGGCCTTAGGATCCTCATTCACACATTTAAAGCGAGCATACGAGAACTTATCCTTCTCATATTCTTCCTCGTCCTTTTCATCATCGTCTTTGCTTCGCTAATCTTCTACGCCGAAAGACTGCAGTACAATCCAACCAATGATTTTACAAGCATACCGAATGGCCTCTGGTGGGCTATTGTTACAATGACTACTGTCGGATACGGTGATATGTCACCCAAAACTTATGTCGGCATGTTTGTCGGAAGCGCCTGCGCGTTGATGGGTGTGCTCACCATCGCTCTACCTGTTCCAGTTATTGTCAGCAACTTTACCATGTTCTACACCCATATGCAAGCTCGATCCAAACTGCCAAAAGAAAGGCGACGTGTTCTTCCAGTCGAGAAGATTCGTCCAAATAATCCAGTCAGCAGACGGGCGGAAATGGCAAACCGAGGGCCGCCTTCCACACCACATGGAGGTCCAGCAAAGAAAATGG GGAACACTTTACAGGAAATGATTCGTCCATTTGGTA GTAATCACGGCATCAGTATTGCCAGAGCGGAGGAGATTATTCCCATGCTGCCTGTTCAAACTAATACTGAAAGACCTGAAAATCCTTCTGCAGCTACGAGCCGCAAAAGTAGCTTGAATTCTCAAAACAAATCCAGTTCCAATCGGCCGCGATTAGTGGAAATATGTCATTCAGCTAATAGGACGGACTCAGCTCAATATGTCTCTATCAAAGATTTGTCAAAAGACACAATTGCACTTG CGGCTGAAAATAGCTCTTTCGGTGGCAACCACAAAGTATCCCCAGTACCTACAGAAAAAG GTATAAATGGCTCAGATGTGACCAAAATAGTTGACCTGGAAGCGGAAGATGTAAGGCCAAGCAGTACATATTTACCTACTGTTGATGGTTTGCTAGCAGCTGCTGATGGAACGGATGTCAAAATAGCTGAGAGAATGAGCAACAGCGCTATTTCTGAATCAACAGTTGTTAACTCTCATAACCTATTAACTAATCCAGCGCATTCATGA
- the LOC137394387 gene encoding potassium voltage-gated channel protein Shaw-like isoform X2: MTDADNRVILNVGGVRHETYKATLKKIPATRLSKLTESLANYDPVLNEYFFDRHPGVFSQILNYYRTGQLHYPTDVCGPLFENELQWWGLDFNQVEPCCWMTYTGHRNTEEVLGILDQLDLDGPDKQDEGELMKKFNLEDSYNNGTLSIFQRYRAKIYTLFDEPNSSRLAKFISIVSIFFIVISITSFCLKTHPDLRIPSISNVLVSLSNEPNSSSVWSLQKDGTVPHQSFFYIECICNFWFTIELFMRFIVSPQRIPFCKDIINIIDFVATLSFYADLLFKYVEEISRDSDIVEFVSMIRIMRLLKLTRHSSGLRILIHTFKASIRELILLIFFLVLFIIVFASLIFYAERLQYNPTNDFTSIPNGLWWAIVTMTTVGYGDMSPKTYVGMFVGSACALMGVLTIALPVPVIVSNFTMFYTHMQARSKLPKERRRVLPVEKIRPNNPVSRRAEMANRGPPSTPHGGPAKKMGNHGISIARAEEIIPMLPVQTNTERPENPSAATSRKSSLNSQNKSSSNRPRLVEICHSANRTDSAQYVSIKDLSKDTIALAAENSSFGGNHKVSPVPTEKGINGSDVTKIVDLEAEDVRPSSTYLPTVDGLLAAADGTDVKIAERMSNSAISESTVVNSHNLLTNPAHS; this comes from the exons ATGACAGATGCTGACAACAGAGTCATTCTCAATGTTGGAGGTGTTCGCCATGAGACGTATAAAGCTACTCTTAAAAAGATCCCGGCTACTCGACTGTCAAAACTGACAGAATCTTTAGCGAACTATGACCCCGTTTTGaatgaatatttttttgatAGACATCCGGGAGTCTTCTCTCAAATTCTCAACTACTACCGAACTGGCCAGCTTCATTATCCCACTGATGTTTGCGGGCCTCTCTTTGAGAATGAGTTGCAGTGGTGGGGTTTGGACTTCAATCAGGTGGAGCCCTGCTGTTGGATGACATACACAGGCCATCGAAATACAGAGGAAGTGCTGGGTATTCTTGACCAACTTGATTTAGATGGACCAGATAAGCAAGACGAAGGAGAGCTCATGAAAAAGTTCAACCTTGAAGACAGCTATAACAATGGCACGTTGTCTATTTTCCAAAGATACAGAGCCAAAATTTATACACTCTTTGATGAGCCAAATTCCAGCCGACTTGCAAAG TTTATCAGTATCGTCTCTATTTTCTTCATCGTAATCTCCATCACATCCTTCTGCTTGAAAACTCACCCAGACTTGAGAATTCCAAGTATAAGCAATGTTTTGGTAAGCCTGTCTAATGAACCGAACAGCAGTTCTGTCTGGTCTCTTCAGAAGGATGGAACTGTTCCCCACCAGAGTTTCTTCTACATTGAGTGCATCTGCAACTTCTGGTTCACCATTGAATTGTTCATGAGGTTCATCGTATCACCTCAGCGGATTCCCTTCTGTAAGGATATCATCAACATCATAGACTTCGTCGCTACACTTTCATTCTATGCAGATTTACTGTTCAAGTATGTAGAGGAGATCAGCAGAGACAGTGACATCGTCGAGTTTGTCTCTATGATTAGAATCATGAGGTTGTTGAAGTTGACGAGACATTCATCAGGCCTTAGGATCCTCATTCACACATTTAAAGCGAGCATACGAGAACTTATCCTTCTCATATTCTTCCTCGTCCTTTTCATCATCGTCTTTGCTTCGCTAATCTTCTACGCCGAAAGACTGCAGTACAATCCAACCAATGATTTTACAAGCATACCGAATGGCCTCTGGTGGGCTATTGTTACAATGACTACTGTCGGATACGGTGATATGTCACCCAAAACTTATGTCGGCATGTTTGTCGGAAGCGCCTGCGCGTTGATGGGTGTGCTCACCATCGCTCTACCTGTTCCAGTTATTGTCAGCAACTTTACCATGTTCTACACCCATATGCAAGCTCGATCCAAACTGCCAAAAGAAAGGCGACGTGTTCTTCCAGTCGAGAAGATTCGTCCAAATAATCCAGTCAGCAGACGGGCGGAAATGGCAAACCGAGGGCCGCCTTCCACACCACATGGAGGTCCAGCAAAGAAAATGG GTAATCACGGCATCAGTATTGCCAGAGCGGAGGAGATTATTCCCATGCTGCCTGTTCAAACTAATACTGAAAGACCTGAAAATCCTTCTGCAGCTACGAGCCGCAAAAGTAGCTTGAATTCTCAAAACAAATCCAGTTCCAATCGGCCGCGATTAGTGGAAATATGTCATTCAGCTAATAGGACGGACTCAGCTCAATATGTCTCTATCAAAGATTTGTCAAAAGACACAATTGCACTTG CGGCTGAAAATAGCTCTTTCGGTGGCAACCACAAAGTATCCCCAGTACCTACAGAAAAAG GTATAAATGGCTCAGATGTGACCAAAATAGTTGACCTGGAAGCGGAAGATGTAAGGCCAAGCAGTACATATTTACCTACTGTTGATGGTTTGCTAGCAGCTGCTGATGGAACGGATGTCAAAATAGCTGAGAGAATGAGCAACAGCGCTATTTCTGAATCAACAGTTGTTAACTCTCATAACCTATTAACTAATCCAGCGCATTCATGA
- the LOC137394387 gene encoding potassium voltage-gated channel protein Shaw-like isoform X4, translating to MTDADNRVILNVGGVRHETYKATLKKIPATRLSKLTESLANYDPVLNEYFFDRHPGVFSQILNYYRTGQLHYPTDVCGPLFENELQWWGLDFNQVEPCCWMTYTGHRNTEEVLGILDQLDLDGPDKQDEGELMKKFNLEDSYNNGTLSIFQRYRAKIYTLFDEPNSSRLAKFISIVSIFFIVISITSFCLKTHPDLRIPSISNVLVSLSNEPNSSSVWSLQKDGTVPHQSFFYIECICNFWFTIELFMRFIVSPQRIPFCKDIINIIDFVATLSFYADLLFKYVEEISRDSDIVEFVSMIRIMRLLKLTRHSSGLRILIHTFKASIRELILLIFFLVLFIIVFASLIFYAERLQYNPTNDFTSIPNGLWWAIVTMTTVGYGDMSPKTYVGMFVGSACALMGVLTIALPVPVIVSNFTMFYTHMQARSKLPKERRRVLPVEKIRPNNPVSRRAEMANRGPPSTPHGGPAKKMAAENSSFGGNHKVSPVPTEKGINGSDVTKIVDLEAEDVRPSSTYLPTVDGLLAAADGTDVKIAERMSNSAISESTVVNSHNLLTNPAHS from the exons ATGACAGATGCTGACAACAGAGTCATTCTCAATGTTGGAGGTGTTCGCCATGAGACGTATAAAGCTACTCTTAAAAAGATCCCGGCTACTCGACTGTCAAAACTGACAGAATCTTTAGCGAACTATGACCCCGTTTTGaatgaatatttttttgatAGACATCCGGGAGTCTTCTCTCAAATTCTCAACTACTACCGAACTGGCCAGCTTCATTATCCCACTGATGTTTGCGGGCCTCTCTTTGAGAATGAGTTGCAGTGGTGGGGTTTGGACTTCAATCAGGTGGAGCCCTGCTGTTGGATGACATACACAGGCCATCGAAATACAGAGGAAGTGCTGGGTATTCTTGACCAACTTGATTTAGATGGACCAGATAAGCAAGACGAAGGAGAGCTCATGAAAAAGTTCAACCTTGAAGACAGCTATAACAATGGCACGTTGTCTATTTTCCAAAGATACAGAGCCAAAATTTATACACTCTTTGATGAGCCAAATTCCAGCCGACTTGCAAAG TTTATCAGTATCGTCTCTATTTTCTTCATCGTAATCTCCATCACATCCTTCTGCTTGAAAACTCACCCAGACTTGAGAATTCCAAGTATAAGCAATGTTTTGGTAAGCCTGTCTAATGAACCGAACAGCAGTTCTGTCTGGTCTCTTCAGAAGGATGGAACTGTTCCCCACCAGAGTTTCTTCTACATTGAGTGCATCTGCAACTTCTGGTTCACCATTGAATTGTTCATGAGGTTCATCGTATCACCTCAGCGGATTCCCTTCTGTAAGGATATCATCAACATCATAGACTTCGTCGCTACACTTTCATTCTATGCAGATTTACTGTTCAAGTATGTAGAGGAGATCAGCAGAGACAGTGACATCGTCGAGTTTGTCTCTATGATTAGAATCATGAGGTTGTTGAAGTTGACGAGACATTCATCAGGCCTTAGGATCCTCATTCACACATTTAAAGCGAGCATACGAGAACTTATCCTTCTCATATTCTTCCTCGTCCTTTTCATCATCGTCTTTGCTTCGCTAATCTTCTACGCCGAAAGACTGCAGTACAATCCAACCAATGATTTTACAAGCATACCGAATGGCCTCTGGTGGGCTATTGTTACAATGACTACTGTCGGATACGGTGATATGTCACCCAAAACTTATGTCGGCATGTTTGTCGGAAGCGCCTGCGCGTTGATGGGTGTGCTCACCATCGCTCTACCTGTTCCAGTTATTGTCAGCAACTTTACCATGTTCTACACCCATATGCAAGCTCGATCCAAACTGCCAAAAGAAAGGCGACGTGTTCTTCCAGTCGAGAAGATTCGTCCAAATAATCCAGTCAGCAGACGGGCGGAAATGGCAAACCGAGGGCCGCCTTCCACACCACATGGAGGTCCAGCAAAGAAAATGG CGGCTGAAAATAGCTCTTTCGGTGGCAACCACAAAGTATCCCCAGTACCTACAGAAAAAG GTATAAATGGCTCAGATGTGACCAAAATAGTTGACCTGGAAGCGGAAGATGTAAGGCCAAGCAGTACATATTTACCTACTGTTGATGGTTTGCTAGCAGCTGCTGATGGAACGGATGTCAAAATAGCTGAGAGAATGAGCAACAGCGCTATTTCTGAATCAACAGTTGTTAACTCTCATAACCTATTAACTAATCCAGCGCATTCATGA
- the LOC137394387 gene encoding potassium voltage-gated channel protein Shaw-like isoform X3, giving the protein MTDADNRVILNVGGVRHETYKATLKKIPATRLSKLTESLANYDPVLNEYFFDRHPGVFSQILNYYRTGQLHYPTDVCGPLFENELQWWGLDFNQVEPCCWMTYTGHRNTEEVLGILDQLDLDGPDKQDEGELMKKFNLEDSYNNGTLSIFQRYRAKIYTLFDEPNSSRLAKKDGTVPHQSFFYIECICNFWFTIELFMRFIVSPQRIPFCKDIINIIDFVATLSFYADLLFKYVEEISRDSDIVEFVSMIRIMRLLKLTRHSSGLRILIHTFKASIRELILLIFFLVLFIIVFASLIFYAERLQYNPTNDFTSIPNGLWWAIVTMTTVGYGDMSPKTYVGMFVGSACALMGVLTIALPVPVIVSNFTMFYTHMQARSKLPKERRRVLPVEKIRPNNPVSRRAEMANRGPPSTPHGGPAKKMGNTLQEMIRPFGSNHGISIARAEEIIPMLPVQTNTERPENPSAATSRKSSLNSQNKSSSNRPRLVEICHSANRTDSAQYVSIKDLSKDTIALAAENSSFGGNHKVSPVPTEKGINGSDVTKIVDLEAEDVRPSSTYLPTVDGLLAAADGTDVKIAERMSNSAISESTVVNSHNLLTNPAHS; this is encoded by the exons ATGACAGATGCTGACAACAGAGTCATTCTCAATGTTGGAGGTGTTCGCCATGAGACGTATAAAGCTACTCTTAAAAAGATCCCGGCTACTCGACTGTCAAAACTGACAGAATCTTTAGCGAACTATGACCCCGTTTTGaatgaatatttttttgatAGACATCCGGGAGTCTTCTCTCAAATTCTCAACTACTACCGAACTGGCCAGCTTCATTATCCCACTGATGTTTGCGGGCCTCTCTTTGAGAATGAGTTGCAGTGGTGGGGTTTGGACTTCAATCAGGTGGAGCCCTGCTGTTGGATGACATACACAGGCCATCGAAATACAGAGGAAGTGCTGGGTATTCTTGACCAACTTGATTTAGATGGACCAGATAAGCAAGACGAAGGAGAGCTCATGAAAAAGTTCAACCTTGAAGACAGCTATAACAATGGCACGTTGTCTATTTTCCAAAGATACAGAGCCAAAATTTATACACTCTTTGATGAGCCAAATTCCAGCCGACTTGCAAAG AAGGATGGAACTGTTCCCCACCAGAGTTTCTTCTACATTGAGTGCATCTGCAACTTCTGGTTCACCATTGAATTGTTCATGAGGTTCATCGTATCACCTCAGCGGATTCCCTTCTGTAAGGATATCATCAACATCATAGACTTCGTCGCTACACTTTCATTCTATGCAGATTTACTGTTCAAGTATGTAGAGGAGATCAGCAGAGACAGTGACATCGTCGAGTTTGTCTCTATGATTAGAATCATGAGGTTGTTGAAGTTGACGAGACATTCATCAGGCCTTAGGATCCTCATTCACACATTTAAAGCGAGCATACGAGAACTTATCCTTCTCATATTCTTCCTCGTCCTTTTCATCATCGTCTTTGCTTCGCTAATCTTCTACGCCGAAAGACTGCAGTACAATCCAACCAATGATTTTACAAGCATACCGAATGGCCTCTGGTGGGCTATTGTTACAATGACTACTGTCGGATACGGTGATATGTCACCCAAAACTTATGTCGGCATGTTTGTCGGAAGCGCCTGCGCGTTGATGGGTGTGCTCACCATCGCTCTACCTGTTCCAGTTATTGTCAGCAACTTTACCATGTTCTACACCCATATGCAAGCTCGATCCAAACTGCCAAAAGAAAGGCGACGTGTTCTTCCAGTCGAGAAGATTCGTCCAAATAATCCAGTCAGCAGACGGGCGGAAATGGCAAACCGAGGGCCGCCTTCCACACCACATGGAGGTCCAGCAAAGAAAATGG GGAACACTTTACAGGAAATGATTCGTCCATTTGGTA GTAATCACGGCATCAGTATTGCCAGAGCGGAGGAGATTATTCCCATGCTGCCTGTTCAAACTAATACTGAAAGACCTGAAAATCCTTCTGCAGCTACGAGCCGCAAAAGTAGCTTGAATTCTCAAAACAAATCCAGTTCCAATCGGCCGCGATTAGTGGAAATATGTCATTCAGCTAATAGGACGGACTCAGCTCAATATGTCTCTATCAAAGATTTGTCAAAAGACACAATTGCACTTG CGGCTGAAAATAGCTCTTTCGGTGGCAACCACAAAGTATCCCCAGTACCTACAGAAAAAG GTATAAATGGCTCAGATGTGACCAAAATAGTTGACCTGGAAGCGGAAGATGTAAGGCCAAGCAGTACATATTTACCTACTGTTGATGGTTTGCTAGCAGCTGCTGATGGAACGGATGTCAAAATAGCTGAGAGAATGAGCAACAGCGCTATTTCTGAATCAACAGTTGTTAACTCTCATAACCTATTAACTAATCCAGCGCATTCATGA